In Deinococcus sp. HSC-46F16, the following are encoded in one genomic region:
- a CDS encoding lasso peptide biosynthesis B2 protein yields MTRLPPAPPAVPDRVAVLVRALTTDPPEIAAPDVPALLAAGLAGEVRSRLSPGHPLREALRGGHLALGARHAAIRAELRPLLAAWARDGTAPLLFKGFALAEFVYATPGERFYGDVDVLLPEDPGVLTRAVHVALAHGWRSDGLHALPERWTHEAAHLYSPSGRVRLELHRAVVPGDPALARRLTQAVWTASREQNWEGVPVRLPAPADALIVGLALSRVWGDGGHLKPADYADTRRLLAESGLNQAELEVRARELGVTHTWAAFREACWPPEGHLRLGADPAPRREVTRRDGQRPRAALWGARATLLRRRARWMLRLLPDALAAFLAVRAGGDPRRPLARWTPAVPPTPLPLDTLSDVVGAAAWLTRLLYPRQSRVGTCVPRAYTTYRALRRLGHPAVFVSGVARVGGGVQGHAWVEDHRGGLDAYGEPLNRVRFRESFSFPAG; encoded by the coding sequence GTGACCCGCCTGCCGCCCGCTCCGCCCGCTGTGCCGGATAGGGTGGCCGTGCTGGTCCGTGCCCTGACGACCGACCCCCCCGAGATCGCGGCTCCCGACGTGCCTGCCCTGCTCGCGGCGGGGCTGGCGGGCGAGGTGCGCTCGCGGCTTTCGCCGGGGCATCCGCTGCGCGAGGCCCTGCGGGGCGGGCACCTCGCGCTCGGAGCGCGGCACGCGGCCATCCGCGCCGAGCTGCGGCCCCTGCTGGCTGCCTGGGCGCGGGACGGGACGGCGCCGCTGCTGTTCAAGGGCTTCGCGCTCGCGGAATTCGTCTACGCCACGCCCGGCGAGCGCTTCTACGGCGACGTGGACGTGCTGCTTCCGGAGGACCCGGGGGTGCTCACCCGCGCGGTTCACGTGGCCCTCGCGCACGGTTGGCGCAGCGACGGATTGCATGCGCTGCCGGAGCGCTGGACGCACGAGGCGGCGCACCTGTACAGCCCCAGCGGGCGGGTCCGGCTCGAACTGCACCGGGCGGTGGTGCCTGGCGACCCCGCCCTGGCCCGGCGCCTGACCCAGGCGGTCTGGACGGCGAGCCGGGAGCAAAACTGGGAGGGGGTGCCGGTGCGCCTCCCGGCCCCGGCCGACGCCCTGATCGTGGGGCTGGCCCTCAGCCGCGTGTGGGGCGATGGGGGACACCTCAAACCTGCTGACTACGCCGACACGCGGCGTCTGCTCGCGGAGTCGGGCCTGAATCAGGCCGAACTGGAAGTCCGTGCCCGCGAGTTGGGGGTCACGCACACCTGGGCGGCCTTCCGGGAGGCGTGCTGGCCCCCGGAAGGCCACCTCCGGCTGGGGGCAGACCCGGCCCCGCGCCGGGAGGTGACCCGGCGTGACGGGCAGCGGCCACGGGCAGCCCTCTGGGGGGCTCGCGCCACGCTGCTGCGCCGCCGTGCCCGCTGGATGCTCCGGCTGCTCCCCGACGCGCTCGCGGCTTTCCTCGCCGTGCGGGCGGGGGGCGACCCGCGCCGTCCATTGGCCCGCTGGACTCCCGCTGTGCCTCCTACGCCACTCCCGCTCGACACCCTGAGCGACGTGGTGGGCGCCGCCGCCTGGCTGACCCGGCTGCTCTACCCCCGGCAGTCGCGGGTGGGCACCTGCGTGCCCCGCGCGTACACGACCTACCGGGCGCTGCGGCGGCTGGGACACCCGGCGGTCTTTGTGAGCGGGGTGGCCCGCGTGGGCGGCGGGGTGCAGGGCCACGCCTGGGTCGAGGACCACCGGGGCGGCCTCGACGCCTACGGGGAGCCGCTCAACCGCGTGCGGTTCCGCGAAAGTTTCAGCTTTCCGGCAGGCTGA
- a CDS encoding PqqD family protein has translation MTGTDCWEAQPDVLATDLGDELVLLHPARGEMFSVNGPGRAAWLALPGSVAHLTNAVTALYDVETDRAEADLRSLLSELAGRGLVRPR, from the coding sequence ATGACGGGGACCGACTGCTGGGAAGCGCAGCCCGACGTGCTGGCGACCGACCTGGGCGACGAGCTGGTGTTGCTGCATCCCGCACGGGGCGAGATGTTCAGCGTGAACGGGCCGGGCCGCGCGGCGTGGCTGGCCCTGCCGGGCAGCGTGGCCCACCTCACGAACGCTGTCACCGCCCTTTACGACGTGGAGACGGACCGTGCCGAGGCCGACTTGCGGAGCCTGCTCTCGGAGCTGGCCGGGCGCGGGCTCGTCCGGCCACGGTGA